From a single Nostoc sp. MS1 genomic region:
- a CDS encoding nucleoside deaminase yields the protein MDEFMQAAIAEAKQGRQEGGIPIGSVLAKDGKLLGRGHNKRVQDGDPITHAEIDCLRNAGRIGSYRGTTLYSTLMPCYLCAGAVVQFGIKKVIVGESRTFPGAKDFMVSHGVEVIDLNLDECEQMMSEFIETNPELWNEDIGK from the coding sequence ATGGATGAATTTATGCAGGCCGCGATCGCAGAAGCTAAACAAGGTAGACAAGAAGGGGGGATTCCTATCGGTTCGGTGCTTGCCAAAGATGGCAAACTTCTTGGTAGAGGACACAACAAGCGTGTACAAGATGGTGATCCCATAACTCACGCGGAAATCGATTGTCTCCGTAATGCCGGGAGAATTGGCAGCTATAGAGGCACTACATTATATTCAACCTTAATGCCGTGTTATTTGTGCGCTGGTGCTGTGGTGCAATTCGGAATTAAAAAGGTAATTGTTGGCGAATCTCGAACTTTCCCTGGCGCTAAAGATTTTATGGTGTCTCACGGTGTGGAAGTGATTGATTTGAATTTAGATGAGTGCGAACAAATGATGAGTGAGTTTATTGAAACCAATCCTGAGTTGTGGAATGAGGATATTGGGAAGTGA
- a CDS encoding hydrogenase maturation protease encodes MKKTVMVIGYGNDLRSDDGIGQRIANEIASWHLPSVESVAVHQLTPDLVNSLAGTDLAIFVDACLPVDNFDVQVQSLAPACDMDTNVHTGNPRSLLALTEAIYGNCPQAWWVTIPGVNFEVGDRFSRTAESGGAIALVKIVQILDKVKNFWVENRAVA; translated from the coding sequence ATGAAGAAGACTGTAATGGTAATCGGCTATGGTAACGATTTGCGGAGTGATGACGGTATTGGACAACGGATAGCTAATGAGATAGCTTCTTGGCATTTACCATCTGTCGAATCTGTTGCAGTCCATCAGCTTACACCTGATTTAGTGAACTCATTAGCAGGTACTGACTTGGCTATTTTTGTTGATGCTTGTTTGCCTGTGGACAACTTTGATGTACAAGTACAGTCACTTGCACCAGCTTGTGATATGGATACTAATGTACATACAGGCAATCCCCGATCGCTTTTAGCATTGACTGAGGCTATCTATGGTAATTGCCCGCAGGCTTGGTGGGTGACAATCCCTGGTGTTAATTTTGAAGTTGGCGATCGCTTTTCTCGGACTGCGGAATCAGGAGGTGCGATCGCCTTAGTTAAGATTGTCCAAATACTTGACAAGGTAAAGAATTTTTGGGTCGAAAATAGGGCAGTAGCATAA
- the acs gene encoding acetate--CoA ligase alpha subunit, which yields MQKSSKPSDRTYDILQAEKLNPLDAIFAPRSVAVIGASEKAGSVGRTILWNLISNPFGGTVFPVNPKRHSVLGIKAYPTIAAIPEAVDLAIIATPASTVPGIISECVDAGIKGAIVISAGFKEAGAEGIALEQEILTRARRGNMRIIGPNCLGVMSPRTGLNATFASSMARSGNVGFLSQSGALCTAILDWSVRENVGFSAFVSIGSMLDVGWGDLIYYLGDDPQTKSIVIYMESIGDARSFISAAREVALTKPIIVIKAGRTEAAAKAAASHTGALAGSNAVLDAAFRRCGVLRVDSISDLFDVAEVLAKQPRPQGPRLTILTNAGGPGVLATDALIEAGGELAPVSSETINSLNQILPTHWSHANPIDILGDADPQRYTQALEIAAKDPNSDGLLVILTPQAMTDPTQTAEQLKPYAQISGKPVLASWMGGADVAAGEEILNRQRIPTYDYPDTAARVFSYMWQSSYNLRGIYETPVLPTVDAASGLPNRSLAQKIISIARQSGRTILTEYESKQILAAYGIPIVPTCVAKTEDEAVRCAEGIGYPVVVKLYSQTITHKTDVGGVQLNLPDADAVRRAYQTIAASVAEKTGKEHFLGVTVQPMVKMDGYELIIGSSLDPQFGPVLLFGTGGQLVEVFEDRAIALPPLNTTLARRMMEHTKIYKALKGVRGRQSIDMEALEQLMVAFSQLVVEQRWIKEIDINPLLAIPPNPLNHSGEGLIALDARVVLHELDVTQDQLPKLAIRPYPTQYVGQWTMKDGTPVTIRPIRPEDEPLMVEFHKTLSEQSVYFRYFHLIKLSHRITHERLTRICFIDYDREMALVVESQGKILAVARLTKLHGTKISEFAMLVSDRYQCQGIGTELLKRLLQVGHDEQIERITAEILADNYGMQRVCEKLGFQIERTNEATIMKAEIVISP from the coding sequence ATGCAGAAATCTTCTAAGCCAAGTGACCGCACCTATGATATCTTGCAGGCAGAGAAGTTAAATCCTCTTGATGCCATCTTTGCTCCTCGGAGTGTAGCTGTTATCGGTGCTAGTGAAAAGGCTGGTAGTGTCGGACGCACCATCTTATGGAACTTAATTAGTAATCCCTTTGGTGGAACTGTTTTTCCTGTCAATCCGAAACGGCATAGTGTACTAGGAATTAAAGCTTATCCCACAATTGCCGCCATTCCCGAAGCAGTTGATTTGGCAATTATCGCTACCCCGGCCTCTACAGTACCGGGGATTATTTCTGAGTGTGTGGATGCAGGTATCAAGGGTGCGATCGTTATTTCTGCTGGGTTTAAAGAAGCTGGTGCTGAGGGTATTGCCTTAGAACAGGAAATTCTCACACGGGCGCGTCGTGGTAATATGCGGATCATCGGCCCGAACTGCCTGGGGGTGATGAGTCCGCGCACTGGCTTAAATGCTACCTTCGCCAGTTCTATGGCCCGTTCTGGAAATGTAGGTTTTCTCAGTCAAAGTGGCGCATTGTGTACCGCAATTCTGGATTGGAGTGTACGGGAAAATGTGGGTTTTAGTGCCTTTGTCTCCATCGGTTCGATGTTAGATGTGGGTTGGGGAGACTTGATTTATTACCTTGGTGATGACCCACAAACCAAAAGTATTGTGATATACATGGAATCGATTGGTGATGCGCGGTCTTTTATCTCCGCAGCGCGAGAAGTAGCACTTACCAAACCGATAATCGTTATCAAAGCAGGCCGTACAGAAGCCGCAGCCAAAGCAGCCGCATCTCATACTGGTGCATTGGCAGGTAGTAATGCCGTATTAGATGCAGCTTTTCGGCGTTGTGGGGTGTTACGGGTAGATAGTATCTCTGATTTGTTTGATGTGGCGGAGGTATTGGCAAAACAACCCCGTCCTCAAGGGCCGCGTTTGACGATTTTAACTAATGCGGGTGGGCCTGGGGTACTAGCGACAGATGCTTTAATTGAGGCTGGCGGCGAACTTGCACCCGTATCATCGGAAACAATCAATTCCCTCAACCAAATCCTCCCCACACATTGGAGTCATGCCAATCCCATTGATATACTCGGTGATGCTGACCCCCAACGCTACACCCAAGCTTTAGAAATTGCTGCTAAAGACCCTAACAGTGATGGCTTATTGGTAATTCTCACACCCCAAGCCATGACTGACCCCACCCAAACGGCGGAACAATTAAAACCCTACGCGCAAATATCCGGTAAACCCGTCCTAGCGAGTTGGATGGGAGGTGCAGATGTGGCGGCTGGGGAGGAAATCTTAAATCGTCAACGTATCCCAACCTATGATTATCCCGATACGGCGGCGCGGGTGTTTAGTTATATGTGGCAATCTAGTTACAACTTACGCGGTATCTACGAAACGCCTGTATTACCTACTGTGGATGCAGCATCAGGTTTACCAAATCGCAGTCTAGCCCAGAAGATTATTAGCATAGCTCGTCAGTCAGGACGGACTATTTTAACTGAGTATGAATCTAAGCAAATTTTAGCAGCCTATGGCATCCCCATTGTCCCTACTTGCGTGGCGAAAACGGAAGATGAGGCGGTTAGATGTGCTGAGGGTATTGGTTATCCAGTTGTTGTCAAACTCTATTCCCAGACAATTACCCACAAAACTGATGTGGGGGGTGTGCAGTTAAATCTGCCAGATGCAGATGCAGTACGCCGCGCTTATCAGACTATTGCTGCATCAGTGGCAGAGAAAACAGGTAAAGAGCATTTTTTAGGTGTTACTGTCCAACCAATGGTGAAAATGGACGGCTATGAACTAATTATTGGTAGTAGTCTTGATCCTCAGTTTGGGCCAGTGCTGTTATTTGGGACAGGAGGACAGTTAGTCGAAGTGTTTGAGGATCGCGCGATCGCACTTCCTCCTCTTAATACTACTTTGGCACGGCGGATGATGGAACACACCAAAATTTACAAAGCGCTGAAGGGTGTGCGGGGACGGCAAAGTATTGATATGGAAGCACTGGAACAACTGATGGTGGCGTTTAGTCAGTTGGTAGTCGAACAGCGCTGGATAAAAGAAATTGATATCAACCCATTGTTAGCTATTCCACCCAATCCTCTAAATCACAGTGGCGAGGGTTTAATTGCTCTAGATGCGCGGGTTGTGTTGCATGAACTCGATGTGACACAAGACCAACTACCAAAGTTAGCGATTCGACCTTACCCTACACAATATGTAGGACAATGGACTATGAAAGATGGCACTCCTGTAACTATCCGTCCTATTCGTCCTGAAGATGAACCTTTGATGGTGGAGTTCCATAAAACCCTCTCAGAACAAAGTGTCTATTTTCGTTACTTCCACCTCATCAAACTAAGTCATCGCATCACCCACGAACGCCTTACCCGTATTTGCTTTATTGATTATGACCGCGAAATGGCTTTGGTTGTGGAATCTCAAGGGAAAATTTTAGCCGTTGCTAGATTAACTAAACTGCATGGAACTAAGATATCTGAGTTTGCTATGTTAGTAAGCGATCGCTATCAATGTCAGGGTATAGGCACAGAGTTATTAAAGCGGTTGCTGCAAGTTGGACACGATGAGCAAATCGAACGCATCACAGCCGAAATCCTCGCTGATAATTATGGTATGCAAAGAGTTTGTGAAAAGTTGGGTTTTCAAATAGAACGCACCAACGAAGCAACTATTATGAAAGCAGAAATTGTCATTAGTCCATAG
- a CDS encoding GNAT family N-acetyltransferase, with translation MLQHRFKCSFSSDPNLSDRLFELVDITFPGLNELVECGRKLGVSWESVSTPFIRFHDDVAITHVGVLEIPMEIMGQRVIVGGIHGVATREEFRRKGYYREVMQEVLEYCDQIYETLVLTTPQPDYYLPFGFRVMKEYIFHVQCSSKGNTNGWRILDFSDSQDIALLHRLLETRAPVSHVVGVVNEKAVFFVNEGSRTLYYAEDLDLIACMEIDNNQLHIFDLVATKICSLKEILVRIPQLIEEVKIYFSPDLLEIDNVQTFPYQLEDTVLMIRGKFAAEGEKFTLPRSGRC, from the coding sequence ATGTTGCAACATCGATTTAAATGTTCATTCTCAAGTGATCCTAACTTGAGCGATCGCCTTTTTGAATTGGTAGACATAACATTTCCTGGACTTAATGAACTGGTAGAATGTGGCAGAAAATTAGGTGTATCTTGGGAAAGTGTTTCAACTCCGTTTATTCGCTTTCATGATGATGTAGCCATTACCCATGTAGGCGTATTAGAAATTCCGATGGAAATTATGGGACAAAGGGTAATAGTAGGTGGAATACACGGAGTAGCGACCCGTGAAGAATTTCGTAGAAAAGGTTATTATCGAGAAGTAATGCAGGAAGTATTAGAATATTGCGACCAAATTTATGAAACCCTAGTATTAACAACACCACAACCAGATTATTATTTACCTTTTGGTTTTCGGGTTATGAAAGAATACATTTTTCATGTGCAATGTAGTTCCAAAGGTAATACAAATGGCTGGAGAATCCTTGATTTTTCAGATAGCCAAGATATAGCATTGCTGCACCGTCTATTAGAAACACGCGCACCAGTTTCTCATGTAGTAGGGGTAGTTAATGAAAAGGCAGTATTCTTTGTCAACGAAGGCAGTAGAACTTTATATTATGCAGAAGATTTAGATTTAATTGCTTGTATGGAAATAGATAACAATCAACTGCATATCTTTGATTTAGTTGCCACAAAAATCTGCTCTTTAAAAGAAATTTTGGTAAGAATACCTCAATTAATTGAAGAAGTGAAAATTTATTTTAGTCCAGACCTGCTTGAGATAGATAATGTACAAACATTTCCATATCAATTAGAAGACACTGTATTGATGATTCGTGGTAAATTTGCGGCTGAGGGGGAAAAGTTTACCTTACCCCGTTCTGGCAGGTGTTAG
- a CDS encoding Rid family hydrolase: MTERVTNELNSLVKKLSRRNALLWLGGTGLGAAFVAGTQKGAIAQTPSKKQVQLINPPYLYDATRNGYSHIAVTPSKTRTVYISGQFGSDLQGNIVSPDYEPQLVKAFENLRLALDAVGAKPSDVVKTTVLIVNHTQDKLIPLGREIQKLWPFTPPANTLIPVPRLALDGMLFEIDAYAVIPDNG, translated from the coding sequence ATGACTGAACGTGTTACTAATGAATTAAATTCGCTTGTGAAAAAATTGTCACGACGAAACGCACTTTTGTGGCTTGGAGGTACTGGGTTAGGCGCTGCTTTTGTTGCGGGAACACAAAAGGGAGCGATCGCTCAAACTCCATCAAAAAAACAAGTACAATTGATCAACCCACCATATTTATATGACGCAACCCGCAATGGTTATAGTCATATAGCTGTGACACCATCAAAGACAAGAACCGTTTATATTTCTGGTCAATTTGGCTCAGATTTGCAAGGTAATATCGTTTCTCCTGATTATGAACCGCAGTTAGTTAAGGCTTTTGAAAACCTCCGTCTTGCCTTAGATGCAGTTGGTGCTAAACCAAGCGATGTAGTAAAAACTACTGTACTGATAGTTAATCACACTCAGGATAAATTAATCCCATTAGGGCGAGAAATTCAGAAATTATGGCCGTTTACCCCACCGGCAAACACATTAATTCCTGTTCCTAGACTTGCATTAGACGGAATGCTATTTGAAATTGACGCTTATGCAGTGATTCCCGATAACGGTTAA
- a CDS encoding Ni/Fe hydrogenase subunit alpha, which yields MSKRIVIDPVTRIEGHAKISIYLDDTGQVSDARFHVTEFRGFEKFCEGRPFWEMPGITARVCGICPVSHLLASAKAGDRILSVTIPPTATKLRRLMNLGQILQSHALSFFHLTAPDLLLGMDSDPQKRNIFGLIASQPELARGGIRLRQFGQEVIQILGGAKIHPAWAVPGGVREPLSLEGRTHIQQRIPEARTIALDALDRFKKLLKDYEKEVQTFGNFPSLFMGLVTPDGLWETYDGHIRFVDSAGNIIADKLDPTRYQEFIGEAVQPDSYLKSPYYRPLGYPDENDQCRIDSGMYRVGPLARLNICSHIGTTLADRELKQFRELTSGIAKSSFFYHYARLIEILACIEHIEILLDDPDILLNRLRSEAGVNQLEGVGVSEAPRGTLFHHYQVDENGLLQKVNLIIATGQNNLAMNRTVAQIARHFIQGTEIPEGMLNRVEAGIRAFDPCLSCSTHAAGQMPLHIELVAVNGSVVNQIWRE from the coding sequence ATGTCTAAAAGAATCGTTATCGACCCTGTTACCCGTATTGAAGGCCACGCTAAGATTAGTATCTACTTGGATGATACTGGACAAGTAAGCGATGCACGCTTTCATGTGACAGAATTTCGTGGGTTTGAAAAGTTTTGTGAAGGTCGCCCCTTTTGGGAAATGCCAGGAATTACGGCGCGGGTGTGTGGTATTTGTCCGGTGAGTCATCTGTTGGCTTCTGCCAAAGCAGGCGATCGCATTTTATCTGTTACCATACCCCCAACGGCTACTAAACTCCGTCGCTTGATGAATTTGGGGCAAATTCTGCAATCCCACGCCCTTAGTTTCTTTCACCTCACTGCCCCAGACTTATTGCTGGGAATGGATAGCGACCCGCAAAAGCGCAATATCTTCGGTTTAATTGCATCTCAGCCAGAACTCGCCCGTGGTGGTATTCGTCTGCGCCAATTTGGGCAAGAAGTTATTCAAATATTGGGAGGTGCAAAGATTCATCCAGCTTGGGCTGTTCCTGGTGGTGTCCGCGAACCGCTTTCTTTGGAAGGACGCACCCATATACAACAACGCATTCCTGAAGCCCGGACTATTGCTTTGGATGCGTTAGATAGATTCAAGAAATTGCTCAAAGATTATGAAAAAGAAGTACAAACCTTTGGCAATTTCCCTAGCTTGTTTATGGGTTTAGTTACACCAGATGGTTTATGGGAAACCTACGACGGACACATCCGCTTTGTCGATAGTGCAGGTAATATCATTGCCGATAAACTCGACCCCACACGTTATCAAGAATTTATAGGTGAAGCAGTTCAACCGGATTCTTATTTAAAATCGCCTTATTATCGACCTTTAGGTTATCCTGACGAAAATGACCAATGTCGGATAGATAGCGGCATGTATCGAGTAGGGCCGTTAGCTCGTCTGAATATTTGTAGTCACATTGGGACAACTTTAGCAGACCGCGAATTAAAACAATTCCGTGAACTTACTTCAGGTATAGCTAAATCATCCTTTTTCTATCACTATGCTCGGTTAATTGAAATTTTGGCCTGCATAGAACATATAGAAATTTTACTTGATGACCCAGATATTTTATTAAATAGATTACGCTCAGAAGCGGGTGTAAATCAATTAGAAGGAGTGGGTGTAAGTGAAGCGCCAAGGGGTACATTATTTCATCATTATCAAGTAGATGAAAATGGTTTATTGCAAAAAGTCAATTTAATTATTGCCACTGGTCAAAATAATTTAGCGATGAATCGCACTGTCGCCCAAATCGCTCGACATTTTATTCAAGGTACAGAAATTCCTGAAGGAATGCTTAATCGTGTAGAAGCTGGAATCCGTGCTTTTGATCCTTGTTTAAGTTGTTCTACTCACGCCGCCGGGCAAATGCCCTTACACATCGAATTAGTTGCAGTAAATGGTAGTGTTGTTAATCAAATTTGGCGAGAGTGA
- a CDS encoding CBS domain-containing protein: MLKASDVMTKDVATIRSSATVAEAVQLMRARDWRSLIVERRHEQDAYGIISESDIVYKVIASGKDPHQVRVYEVMTKPCITINPDLGLEYVARLFANYHLHRAPVIQGELVGIISITDILAQSEFLEQPYSVLLEQQLQDEIKKARTVCTQKGANSEECAAAWDAVEEMQSEIAHQKAEKVSTTPFDNDSYEDEALEARLYER, from the coding sequence ATGTTAAAAGCATCAGACGTTATGACTAAAGATGTGGCTACTATTCGTAGTTCCGCAACTGTAGCTGAAGCTGTGCAATTAATGCGTGCTAGAGATTGGCGATCGCTAATTGTCGAGCGTCGTCATGAACAGGATGCTTACGGTATTATTAGCGAAAGCGATATTGTTTATAAAGTCATTGCCTCCGGTAAAGACCCGCATCAAGTTAGAGTTTACGAGGTGATGACTAAACCTTGCATTACCATTAATCCTGACCTGGGTTTAGAATACGTCGCTCGACTATTTGCTAATTACCATCTGCACAGAGCGCCTGTTATTCAAGGTGAATTGGTAGGCATCATCTCCATAACTGATATTCTGGCTCAGAGTGAATTTCTAGAACAACCCTACTCAGTCCTATTAGAGCAACAATTACAAGACGAAATTAAAAAGGCTCGTACTGTTTGTACTCAAAAAGGAGCTAATTCTGAGGAATGTGCCGCCGCTTGGGATGCAGTCGAAGAAATGCAATCAGAAATAGCGCACCAAAAAGCCGAAAAAGTTAGCACCACCCCCTTTGATAATGACAGCTACGAGGATGAAGCATTAGAGGCAAGATTATATGAACGTTAA
- a CDS encoding oxidoreductase: MSRLKLATVWLGGCSGCHMSFLDLDEWLIDLTAQADIVFSPFADIKQYPEGVDVVLVEGAIANEEHLTTIKTVRERSQVLISFGDCAVTGNVTALRNPLGSAEPVLQRCYIQTADINPQIPQEPGIVPPLLDRVIPVHSVVPVDIYLPGCPPSATRIRAVLEPLLRGEIPHLAGREFIKFG, translated from the coding sequence ATGTCTCGCTTGAAACTAGCAACAGTATGGTTAGGTGGATGTTCTGGCTGTCATATGTCCTTTCTTGACTTGGACGAATGGCTGATAGATTTAACAGCACAGGCAGATATAGTTTTTAGTCCTTTTGCAGATATTAAACAATATCCAGAGGGAGTAGATGTAGTATTGGTTGAAGGTGCGATCGCTAATGAAGAACATTTAACCACGATCAAAACCGTTAGAGAACGTTCTCAAGTTTTAATTTCCTTTGGTGACTGTGCTGTAACTGGCAATGTCACCGCCTTACGTAATCCCTTGGGTAGTGCTGAACCAGTTTTACAACGTTGCTACATCCAAACAGCCGATATCAACCCCCAAATTCCCCAAGAACCAGGAATTGTCCCACCTTTATTAGATAGAGTCATACCAGTACATTCCGTAGTTCCAGTGGATATTTATTTACCCGGTTGTCCACCCTCAGCCACCAGGATTCGTGCTGTATTAGAACCCCTATTACGAGGAGAAATACCACATCTAGCCGGACGAGAATTTATTAAATTTGGGTAA
- a CDS encoding DUF3122 domain-containing protein: MSKTTRQNKTQSRLSMCLSPTSLKTLFWWLLLLGILILYIFLGLGGLTAPTAIAGINQPESASKEILYRSFAKLNDQSGHVWQAVLFKQVYPGQTQTVNLRLVGFPGSAELLHPQPLKITTATGKVLTAADVFLDEAPAPTIGQYNLKDILPQLSIEPLVLSISVPKDTINISVPQSVVQEWQKVMSAEG, from the coding sequence ATGTCCAAGACTACCAGACAAAACAAGACTCAATCTCGATTGTCGATGTGCTTGTCTCCCACTTCTTTAAAAACTCTGTTTTGGTGGCTCCTATTGTTGGGGATACTGATACTGTATATATTCCTGGGTTTAGGAGGACTAACCGCACCAACTGCAATTGCGGGTATCAATCAGCCAGAATCAGCATCAAAAGAAATTCTCTATCGCTCATTTGCAAAATTAAATGATCAATCAGGACACGTTTGGCAAGCTGTGCTATTCAAGCAAGTTTATCCTGGTCAAACCCAAACTGTAAATCTGCGGCTAGTAGGCTTTCCTGGTTCTGCGGAATTACTCCACCCCCAACCCTTAAAAATTACCACCGCCACAGGCAAAGTTTTAACGGCTGCTGATGTTTTCCTAGATGAAGCGCCAGCACCAACTATCGGTCAGTATAACTTGAAAGATATACTGCCCCAACTATCCATAGAACCCTTAGTGTTAAGCATTTCTGTACCCAAAGACACCATCAACATTTCAGTTCCCCAAAGTGTCGTACAAGAATGGCAAAAAGTAATGAGTGCTGAAGGTTGA
- the hoxU gene encoding bidirectional hydrogenase complex protein HoxU produces MSVKTLTINDQLISAQEDETLLQAAQEAGIHIPTLCHLEGVGDVGACRLCLVEIAGSNKLLPACVTKVTEGMEVRTNSDRLQKYRRTIVEMLFAEGNHICSVCVANGNCELQDLAIEMGMDHVRLEYHFPQRQVDVSHDRFGIDHNRCVLCTRCVRVCDEIEGAHTWDMAGRGTKSHVITDLNQPWGTSDTCTSCGKCVNACPTGALFYKGSSVGEMKRDRAKLDFLVTAREKQQWNL; encoded by the coding sequence ATGTCAGTCAAAACTTTAACAATTAACGACCAACTCATTAGCGCTCAAGAGGACGAAACCTTGCTACAGGCGGCGCAAGAGGCAGGTATTCATATTCCTACCCTGTGCCATTTAGAAGGTGTGGGGGATGTCGGCGCTTGTCGGTTGTGTTTGGTGGAAATTGCTGGTAGTAATAAATTGTTACCTGCTTGTGTAACTAAAGTTACTGAGGGTATGGAAGTTCGCACGAATAGCGATCGCCTACAAAAATACCGTCGGACAATTGTAGAAATGCTCTTTGCCGAAGGCAATCACATCTGCTCGGTGTGTGTGGCTAACGGTAATTGCGAACTCCAAGACCTAGCCATTGAAATGGGGATGGATCATGTCCGCCTAGAGTACCACTTCCCCCAACGCCAAGTTGATGTTTCGCATGATCGCTTCGGTATTGACCATAACCGTTGTGTTCTCTGTACCCGTTGCGTCCGTGTTTGTGACGAAATTGAAGGCGCACATACTTGGGATATGGCAGGTAGAGGAACAAAATCTCACGTAATTACCGACTTAAACCAACCTTGGGGAACTTCTGACACTTGTACATCCTGCGGTAAATGTGTAAACGCTTGCCCCACAGGTGCATTATTTTACAAAGGTTCCAGCGTTGGTGAAATGAAACGCGATCGCGCCAAACTCGACTTTCTAGTCACCGCACGGGAAAAACAGCAATGGAACCTTTAG
- the nuoF gene encoding NADH-quinone oxidoreductase subunit NuoF encodes MELNELLEISQQEHSQQKSVQIRCCTAAGCLSANSQAVKQKLEAAVKAGGLDAQVQVSGVGCMRLCCQGPLVEVSGNEEEQLYEKVTADDAPQIVDALQGKEVELSVVNLEQPFFTYQQPIVLENSGKIDPERIQAYIAAEGYQALYHVLREMTPAQVVESISRSGLRGRGGAGYPTGLKWATVAKAKGERKFVICNADEGDPGAFMDRSVLESDPHRVLEGMAIAAYAVGASQGYIYVRAEYPVAIKRLQTAIHQAQRLGLLGSNIFDSPFDFKIDIRIGAGAYVCGEETALMASIEGKRGVPHPRPPYPAESGLWGCPTLINNVETYANIAPIIRKGTDWFASIGTGKSKGTKVFALAGKIRNTGLIEVPMGTSLRQIVEEMGGGIPDGGVAKAVQTGGPSGGCIPASAFDTPVDYESLTNLGSMMGSGGMIVMDDTTNMVDVARFFMEFCMDESCGKCIPCRVGTVQLHGLLTKIREGKATLADLELLEELCDMVKNTSLCGLGQSAPNPVFSTLRYFRDEYLALIEQS; translated from the coding sequence ATGGAACTTAATGAATTATTAGAAATTTCCCAGCAAGAACACTCACAACAGAAATCAGTGCAAATTCGCTGTTGTACGGCGGCTGGTTGTCTGTCTGCTAATTCGCAAGCAGTGAAGCAAAAGTTAGAAGCGGCGGTGAAAGCTGGAGGTTTGGACGCACAAGTACAAGTTTCAGGTGTTGGCTGTATGCGCTTGTGTTGTCAGGGGCCTTTGGTGGAGGTGTCGGGAAATGAGGAAGAACAGCTATATGAAAAGGTAACTGCTGATGATGCACCACAAATTGTGGATGCTTTGCAGGGGAAAGAAGTGGAATTGTCCGTTGTGAATTTAGAACAGCCATTTTTTACCTATCAGCAGCCAATTGTTTTAGAAAATAGCGGCAAAATTGACCCAGAGAGGATTCAAGCTTATATTGCTGCCGAAGGATATCAAGCCCTTTACCATGTGCTGCGGGAGATGACTCCGGCGCAGGTTGTGGAGAGTATTAGCCGTAGTGGTTTGCGGGGGCGTGGTGGTGCTGGTTATCCCACGGGTTTGAAATGGGCAACGGTGGCTAAGGCAAAGGGCGAGCGCAAATTCGTTATCTGTAACGCGGATGAGGGCGATCCTGGCGCATTCATGGATCGGAGTGTCTTAGAAAGTGACCCCCATCGGGTGTTGGAAGGAATGGCGATCGCAGCTTATGCTGTGGGTGCTAGTCAAGGTTATATTTATGTCCGGGCAGAATACCCTGTTGCTATCAAACGTCTACAAACTGCTATCCATCAAGCCCAACGCCTTGGCTTATTAGGTAGTAATATTTTTGACTCTCCCTTTGATTTTAAAATCGATATCCGCATTGGTGCAGGGGCTTACGTGTGCGGCGAAGAAACAGCCCTGATGGCTTCGATTGAAGGTAAACGTGGTGTACCTCATCCCCGTCCTCCCTATCCGGCTGAGTCTGGGTTATGGGGCTGTCCTACCTTAATTAATAACGTTGAAACCTATGCCAATATTGCCCCGATTATCCGTAAAGGTACGGACTGGTTTGCGAGTATCGGCACAGGCAAAAGTAAGGGAACAAAAGTATTTGCTCTGGCTGGAAAAATCCGCAACACAGGTTTAATCGAAGTGCCAATGGGTACTTCCTTGCGGCAGATTGTAGAAGAAATGGGTGGGGGGATTCCTGATGGTGGGGTTGCCAAAGCTGTACAAACAGGCGGCCCCTCTGGGGGATGTATTCCCGCCTCAGCTTTTGATACTCCTGTAGACTACGAATCTTTAACTAATCTCGGTTCCATGATGGGTTCTGGGGGGATGATTGTCATGGATGACACCACCAACATGGTAGATGTTGCCCGATTTTTCATGGAATTTTGTATGGATGAATCTTGTGGTAAGTGTATTCCTTGCCGGGTGGGAACTGTACAGCTACATGGATTGTTAACGAAGATTCGGGAAGGTAAAGCAACACTGGCTGACTTAGAACTATTAGAGGAACTGTGTGACATGGTGAAGAATACCAGTTTATGTGGTCTGGGTCAGTCTGCACCGAATCCTGTATTTAGTACGTTGCGTTATTTCCGTGATGAGTATTTGGCGTTAATTGAACAGAGTTAA